One stretch of Micromonospora echinospora DNA includes these proteins:
- a CDS encoding BMP family lipoprotein: protein MRIASVIAAGGLVLGAAACGEAPDDDNNAGGDGGKKFSACMVTDVGGVDDKSFNASAWKGLQEAQKENDKIDIKYVQSKAEADYEVNLTGFVNQKCDFILAVGGLMSDATKAAAEKNPNQQFAIVDANPGVSNVYPMQFDTAQAGFQAGYLAAGMSKSGKVGTYGGLPIPPVTIFMDGFADGVAYYNKTKSKNVQVLGWDKAAQKGSFANSFEKQDEGKKVSDALVAQGADIVMPVAGGAGLGTTSAAKASGGKYSVVWVDIDGCESTPDCSAILTTVVKNIPDAVKEATLKAAGGEKLQSTPGFVGTLANNGVSIAPYHDFDSKVPADLKAEVDKIKADIAAGTITVTSKAQPTK from the coding sequence ATGCGGATTGCCTCCGTCATTGCGGCGGGTGGACTCGTGCTGGGCGCTGCCGCGTGTGGTGAGGCTCCGGACGACGACAACAACGCCGGCGGCGACGGTGGCAAGAAGTTCAGCGCCTGCATGGTGACTGACGTCGGCGGCGTCGACGACAAGTCCTTCAACGCCTCGGCCTGGAAGGGCCTGCAGGAGGCGCAGAAGGAGAACGACAAGATCGACATCAAGTACGTCCAGTCGAAGGCCGAGGCGGACTACGAGGTCAACCTGACCGGGTTCGTCAACCAGAAGTGCGACTTCATCCTGGCCGTCGGTGGCCTGATGTCGGACGCCACCAAGGCGGCGGCTGAGAAGAACCCGAACCAGCAGTTCGCCATCGTCGACGCGAACCCGGGTGTGTCGAACGTCTACCCGATGCAGTTCGACACCGCGCAGGCCGGGTTCCAGGCCGGCTACCTGGCCGCCGGGATGAGCAAGTCCGGCAAGGTCGGCACCTACGGCGGCCTGCCGATCCCGCCGGTCACCATCTTCATGGACGGCTTCGCCGACGGCGTGGCGTACTACAACAAGACCAAGAGCAAGAACGTCCAGGTGCTGGGCTGGGACAAGGCCGCCCAGAAGGGCTCCTTCGCCAACTCGTTCGAGAAGCAGGACGAGGGCAAGAAGGTCTCCGACGCGCTCGTCGCGCAGGGCGCCGACATCGTGATGCCGGTCGCCGGTGGCGCCGGTCTCGGCACCACCTCCGCGGCCAAGGCCTCGGGCGGCAAGTACTCGGTCGTCTGGGTGGACATCGACGGCTGCGAGAGCACCCCGGACTGCTCGGCGATCCTGACCACCGTGGTCAAGAACATCCCGGACGCCGTCAAGGAGGCCACGCTGAAGGCCGCCGGTGGCGAGAAGCTCCAGTCCACGCCGGGCTTCGTGGGCACGCTCGCCAACAACGGCGTCTCGATCGCCCCGTACCACGACTTCGACAGCAAGGTCCCGGCGGACCTGAAGGCCGAGGTCGACAAGATCAAGGCGGACATCGCCGCCGGCACCATCACTGTCACCTCGAAGGCCCAGCCGACCAAGTGA
- a CDS encoding ABC transporter ATP-binding protein: MDLTVEPGEIHALLGENGAGKSTLMNVLYGLYQPDEGEILVDGKPLKLKGPSDAIAAGIGMVHQHFMLVPVFTVAENVMLGAEQVKGPFAGILDRRRARREVAEVSERYNLRVDPNAVIEDLPVGIQQRVEIVKALTRDVDLLILDEPTAVLTPQETEELLAVMRSLKAAGKSIVFITHKLGEVKAIADRITVIRRGKTVGTAEPSASRDELAALMVGRSVRLTVDKKPATPGRPVLEVAGLVVDDDRQVRAVDGVDLTVHAGEVLGVAGVQGNGQTELIEAIMGLRPVLAGTVSLDGEPTHGWSTKKVLHAGVGYVPEDRSVDGLVKEFSVAENLVLDIYDRPPFGKGLSLKPEAIAKSARERIEQFDVRTSSADAAVGTLSGGNQQKVIVARELSRPLKLFIAAQPTRGVDVGSIEFIHSRVIRERDIGTAVMVVSSELDEVIGLADRIAVMYRGRIIGVVGPDTPREEIGLLMAGITPDAATPDAATATDDGPGNEDEA; encoded by the coding sequence ATCGACCTGACGGTGGAGCCTGGAGAGATCCACGCCCTGCTCGGCGAGAACGGCGCCGGCAAGTCGACCCTGATGAACGTGCTCTACGGCCTCTACCAGCCGGACGAGGGCGAGATCCTGGTCGACGGCAAGCCGCTGAAGCTGAAGGGCCCGTCGGACGCGATCGCCGCCGGGATCGGGATGGTGCACCAGCACTTCATGCTGGTGCCGGTCTTCACCGTGGCCGAGAACGTGATGCTCGGCGCCGAGCAGGTCAAGGGGCCGTTCGCCGGCATCCTCGACCGGCGACGGGCCCGGCGCGAGGTCGCCGAGGTGTCCGAGCGGTACAACCTGCGGGTCGACCCAAACGCGGTGATCGAGGACCTGCCGGTCGGCATCCAGCAGCGGGTGGAGATCGTCAAGGCCCTCACCCGCGACGTCGACCTGCTGATCCTCGACGAGCCGACCGCCGTGCTCACCCCGCAGGAGACCGAGGAGCTGCTCGCGGTCATGCGGTCGCTCAAGGCCGCCGGCAAGTCGATCGTGTTCATCACCCACAAGCTGGGCGAGGTGAAGGCCATCGCCGACCGGATCACCGTGATCCGGCGCGGGAAGACGGTCGGCACCGCCGAGCCGAGCGCCAGCCGGGACGAACTGGCCGCGTTGATGGTGGGACGCAGCGTCCGGCTGACGGTGGACAAGAAGCCGGCCACGCCGGGCAGGCCGGTCCTGGAGGTCGCGGGCCTGGTCGTGGACGACGACCGGCAGGTACGCGCCGTCGACGGCGTCGACCTGACAGTGCACGCCGGTGAGGTGCTCGGCGTCGCGGGCGTGCAGGGCAACGGCCAGACCGAGCTGATCGAGGCGATCATGGGCCTGCGCCCGGTGCTCGCCGGCACGGTCAGCCTGGACGGCGAGCCGACGCACGGCTGGTCGACCAAGAAGGTGCTGCACGCCGGTGTCGGCTACGTGCCCGAGGACCGCAGCGTGGACGGCCTGGTCAAGGAGTTCTCCGTGGCGGAGAACCTGGTGCTCGACATCTACGACCGGCCGCCCTTCGGCAAGGGCCTGTCGCTCAAGCCCGAGGCCATCGCGAAGTCGGCCCGGGAACGGATCGAGCAGTTCGACGTCCGTACCTCCTCGGCCGACGCGGCGGTCGGCACGCTCTCCGGCGGCAACCAGCAGAAGGTGATCGTGGCCCGGGAGCTGTCCCGGCCGCTGAAGCTCTTCATCGCCGCCCAGCCCACCCGCGGCGTGGACGTCGGCTCGATCGAGTTCATCCACAGCCGGGTCATCCGCGAGCGGGACATCGGCACCGCGGTCATGGTGGTCTCCAGCGAACTGGACGAGGTGATCGGCCTGGCCGACCGGATCGCGGTCATGTACCGCGGGCGGATCATCGGCGTCGTCGGCCCGGACACCCCGCGCGAGGAGATCGGCCTGCTGATGGCCGGCA